In Hamadaea flava, a genomic segment contains:
- a CDS encoding alpha/beta hydrolase family protein, producing MSPIPGFRPYLDGAFDAPLDLQQHVYRRALASIDRGRAVNDALADPAAVTLRQQQIRATVTAALGGLLPTGDDVPAQLVGVTELAGYQVHRLLLATRPGTQLPANLYLPDDLTGPTGAVLFVCGHGEQAKAYPPYQAVCARLARNGIVALIIDPVGQGERIGPGGPAAAGIFEHTDLGVRSWWTGHSVGRYFVHDAQRAIDYLCRRPEVDPARIGMTGNSGGGTLTALLMAVEPRLAAAAPGTYLTSRSAFLRSGAPHDAEQVLPSAGQAGLDHEDFLIAMAPRPVLVLAVEYDFFPLEGTLDTVRRAGRVYGLLDAADRLALARVPATHQYHPDLAKAATAFFVRELGDGRVPDDTDPVPLTAAELACDPPPQPHLAQSHEFHLEPADPAAALEWLRGRVYAHRELPEEFFTRWPSVDNRPDVRHALWRPEADLWNAAVVVHPESPPSGVTLALFPDGTGELAERTDWISAQAAAGQVVLVLDVRGTGTLRPRPSSNWPDEDGYFGASYRMFTELLWLDDSLAAGRIFDVLRAVDFVQSHPWLRQAGPLRLYAAGDATFYGYLAGALESRLSGVELTEAPVEPRNLLAAPYTPGPVPQWRNVVPGLAARFALADLRPSFAGRDLRIGS from the coding sequence ATGAGCCCGATCCCCGGATTCCGTCCATATCTGGACGGAGCCTTCGACGCGCCCTTGGACCTCCAGCAGCACGTGTACCGCCGGGCTCTGGCGTCGATCGATCGCGGTCGCGCGGTCAACGACGCGCTCGCCGATCCCGCCGCGGTGACACTGCGCCAGCAGCAGATCCGGGCGACCGTGACGGCCGCGCTCGGCGGGCTGCTGCCGACCGGCGACGACGTGCCCGCCCAGCTGGTAGGCGTCACCGAGCTGGCCGGATACCAGGTGCACCGGCTGCTCTTGGCGACCCGGCCGGGCACCCAGCTGCCGGCCAACCTGTACCTGCCGGACGACCTGACCGGCCCGACCGGTGCGGTGCTGTTCGTGTGCGGCCACGGCGAGCAGGCCAAGGCGTACCCGCCGTATCAGGCGGTGTGCGCCCGGCTGGCCCGCAACGGCATCGTGGCGCTGATCATCGACCCAGTCGGGCAGGGCGAACGGATCGGTCCGGGCGGCCCGGCCGCAGCCGGCATCTTCGAGCACACCGACCTCGGCGTACGCAGCTGGTGGACCGGGCACTCGGTGGGCCGCTACTTCGTGCACGACGCCCAACGGGCGATCGACTACCTGTGCCGGCGTCCGGAGGTGGACCCGGCCCGCATCGGCATGACCGGCAACAGCGGCGGCGGCACGCTGACCGCCCTGCTGATGGCGGTGGAGCCACGGCTCGCCGCGGCCGCCCCGGGCACCTACCTGACCAGTCGGAGCGCGTTCCTGCGCAGCGGCGCGCCGCATGACGCCGAACAGGTGCTGCCCAGCGCGGGCCAGGCCGGGTTGGACCACGAGGACTTCCTGATCGCGATGGCTCCGCGACCGGTGCTGGTGCTGGCCGTCGAGTACGACTTCTTCCCGCTGGAAGGAACGCTGGACACGGTACGCCGAGCCGGGCGCGTCTACGGCCTGCTCGACGCGGCCGACCGGCTCGCGCTGGCCCGGGTGCCCGCCACCCATCAGTACCATCCGGACCTGGCCAAGGCGGCCACCGCGTTCTTCGTCCGGGAACTGGGCGACGGGCGGGTGCCGGACGACACCGATCCGGTGCCGCTGACGGCCGCCGAGTTGGCCTGCGATCCGCCGCCGCAGCCGCATCTGGCGCAGTCGCACGAGTTCCACCTCGAACCGGCCGACCCGGCGGCGGCGCTGGAATGGTTACGCGGCAGGGTGTACGCCCATCGAGAGCTGCCCGAGGAGTTCTTCACCCGCTGGCCCTCGGTGGACAACCGGCCCGACGTACGCCACGCGCTCTGGCGACCTGAAGCCGATTTGTGGAACGCCGCGGTGGTGGTCCACCCCGAGTCGCCCCCCAGCGGCGTCACCCTCGCGCTGTTCCCGGACGGCACCGGAGAGCTGGCCGAGCGGACGGACTGGATATCCGCCCAGGCCGCTGCTGGGCAGGTGGTGCTGGTGCTGGACGTGCGAGGCACCGGCACACTGCGGCCCCGGCCGTCCAGCAATTGGCCCGATGAGGACGGCTACTTCGGCGCGAGCTATCGGATGTTCACCGAGCTGCTGTGGCTGGACGACAGCCTGGCCGCCGGCCGGATCTTCGACGTGCTCCGCGCGGTCGACTTCGTCCAGTCCCATCCCTGGCTGCGCCAGGCCGGCCCGCTGCGGTTGTACGCCGCCGGCGACGCCACGTTCTACGGATACCTGGCCGGGGCGCTGGAGTCCCGGCTGTCCGGGGTGGAGCTGACCGAAGCGCCGGTCGAGCCCCGAAATCTGCTGGCCGCGCCCTACACACCGGGTCCGGTGCCCCAGTGGCGCAACGTCGTGCCCGGGCTGGCCGCCCGGTTCGCGCTGGCCGACCTGCGCCCCAGCTTCGCCGGGCGCGATCTGCGAATCGGGTCGTAA
- a CDS encoding extracellular solute-binding protein, which translates to MTEVSRRTMLRGVVSAAIAGTIGTGALAACSTDGTATGGAANAAVKLPTLVPYTGVPADLPQTAEGARPAYFAYPANPPKFTTEAPARGGTIQALCTMNTPPVPVDSNKYWQNLNQRLGAELKINGAPTLDYVNKFQTVMAGGDLPDTMEIRTNTPQLPGLLAAKFQDLTEYLSGDAVKNYPALANIPTESWQSTVYNGGIYGVPLHNPPIKVMTYARQDLIEGMGLSLNVTSGQEFVELCKQLANPRANQWATCSMPSAVTFVNQMLGVPNGWANEGGTFTKDYESAEYKKALDVVAGMWKAGLFHPDSFSATSAQKISWITSGTVKLLVGVSTWSNVAVSVRNTVPTGKIAPIQPPKFDGGGPAKTYLGPAIFSITGLKKGSKARIEEVLRVLNWLQAPWGTDEHRTRLYGLPDWDFTLKGTDPITTATGKSEVTVPTLYIGACPVVHYAPGFPDITKTEYEGEQAGLSNAVAWPLAGLYSATDQSQGAVLDKKMLDLQADIITGRKPLSDWDEGVSTWKKTYGDKIRGEYADAWQKSGK; encoded by the coding sequence ATGACTGAAGTTTCCAGACGCACGATGCTGCGCGGCGTGGTGAGCGCCGCGATCGCAGGCACGATCGGCACCGGCGCGCTCGCCGCGTGCAGCACGGACGGGACGGCCACCGGCGGCGCGGCCAACGCCGCGGTCAAGCTGCCCACCCTCGTCCCCTACACCGGCGTACCCGCCGACCTCCCGCAGACGGCGGAAGGGGCGCGGCCCGCGTACTTCGCGTACCCCGCCAACCCGCCCAAGTTCACCACCGAGGCGCCCGCCCGCGGCGGAACCATCCAGGCGCTGTGCACGATGAACACCCCGCCGGTCCCGGTGGACAGCAACAAGTACTGGCAGAACCTCAACCAGCGGCTCGGCGCCGAGCTGAAGATCAACGGCGCGCCCACCCTGGACTACGTCAACAAGTTCCAGACCGTCATGGCCGGCGGCGACCTGCCCGACACCATGGAGATCCGGACCAACACCCCGCAGCTGCCCGGCCTGCTCGCGGCGAAGTTCCAGGACCTGACCGAGTACCTCAGCGGCGACGCGGTCAAGAACTACCCGGCGCTGGCCAACATCCCCACCGAGAGCTGGCAGAGCACCGTCTACAACGGCGGCATCTACGGTGTGCCGCTGCACAATCCGCCCATCAAGGTCATGACCTACGCCCGCCAGGACCTGATCGAGGGCATGGGGCTGTCCCTGAACGTCACCAGCGGTCAGGAGTTCGTCGAGCTGTGCAAGCAGCTGGCCAACCCCCGGGCCAACCAGTGGGCCACCTGCTCGATGCCCTCGGCGGTCACCTTCGTCAACCAGATGCTCGGCGTCCCCAACGGCTGGGCCAACGAGGGCGGCACGTTCACCAAGGACTACGAGTCGGCCGAGTACAAGAAGGCCCTGGACGTGGTCGCCGGGATGTGGAAGGCCGGGCTGTTCCACCCGGACTCGTTCTCCGCCACCAGCGCGCAGAAGATCAGCTGGATCACCTCCGGCACGGTCAAGCTGCTGGTCGGCGTCTCCACCTGGTCCAACGTCGCCGTGTCGGTACGCAACACGGTGCCCACCGGCAAGATCGCCCCGATCCAGCCGCCCAAGTTCGACGGCGGCGGCCCGGCCAAGACCTACCTCGGCCCGGCCATCTTCTCCATCACCGGGCTGAAGAAGGGCTCCAAGGCGCGCATCGAAGAGGTCCTGCGGGTCCTCAACTGGCTGCAGGCGCCGTGGGGCACCGACGAGCACCGGACCCGGCTCTACGGCCTGCCGGACTGGGACTTCACGCTCAAGGGCACCGACCCCATCACCACGGCGACCGGCAAGTCCGAGGTGACCGTGCCGACGCTGTACATCGGCGCCTGCCCGGTCGTGCACTACGCCCCCGGCTTCCCGGACATCACCAAGACCGAGTACGAGGGCGAGCAGGCCGGCCTGTCCAACGCCGTCGCGTGGCCGCTGGCCGGGCTCTACTCGGCGACCGACCAGAGCCAGGGCGCGGTGCTGGACAAGAAGATGCTCGACCTACAGGCCGACATCATCACCGGGCGCAAGCCGCTGTCCGACTGGGACGAGGGCGTGTCCACCTGGAAGAAGACCTACGGCGACAAGATCCGCGGCGAGTACGCCGACGCATGGCAGAAGTCCGGCAAGTGA
- a CDS encoding beta-N-acetylhexosaminidase, producing the protein MLHVEADPPAELSGGLRDLVQAFPHRMRTAGPGEPAVRFTPDPDLVRGYATTAEGAGWHIRYDRPCDAYRALGTLAGGNPHQAGTQFESLGVMLDVSRNAVLRPATIFELLCRYALMGVNQLWLYLEDTYSVPDEPMIGYARGRYTADELRAIDDAADRLGIEVIPCVQTLGHLEQLLQWPQYFALRDTDRVIVAGADDTYALIGRMLDAATSPLRSNRIHIGLDEAHGVGTGGYRSRFGDRPPFEILSEHLAKVSAMCAQRGLSPMIWSDMYFRLGSATGDYYDPATEIPAWVTDAMPPGVGLVYWDYEHTDPAFYRNWIGKHRTSLGGPPVFAAGVWTHHRMWAQLPRSLATISAGMAAARDCGLTEAVVTMWGNDGTECDLYSALPGVQTFADAGYVRAVPSLAAGSSDDIAANLLGSAGISLDDWIAASAVDVLPPVTALPSDPAAARWTGNAGKWLLWHDPVLSFLTATLPDELPDHYRALADRLSAAATRSADDAPLAFPAALAETLADKADLHLRTGPAYRRGDHGEIRDIADTLLPRLTDRIRRLHAVHRDTWHARNKPFGWDVVDRRYGGLLARLEHLDRLLREWLADPNRPIEELADPPEVVFPEGAHTRCLTHARVASPSFIH; encoded by the coding sequence ATGCTCCACGTCGAGGCGGATCCACCGGCCGAGCTGTCCGGCGGGCTGCGCGACCTCGTCCAGGCGTTCCCCCACCGGATGCGTACCGCCGGACCCGGCGAGCCGGCCGTCCGGTTCACTCCGGACCCGGACCTCGTCCGCGGTTACGCGACCACCGCCGAGGGCGCCGGCTGGCACATCCGCTACGACCGCCCGTGCGATGCGTACCGCGCCCTGGGCACGCTGGCCGGCGGCAACCCCCACCAAGCCGGCACCCAGTTCGAGTCCCTGGGGGTCATGCTCGACGTCTCCCGCAACGCCGTGCTGCGCCCGGCCACGATCTTCGAATTGCTCTGCCGGTACGCGCTGATGGGCGTCAACCAGCTCTGGCTCTACCTGGAGGACACCTACTCGGTCCCGGACGAGCCGATGATCGGGTACGCACGCGGCCGCTACACCGCCGACGAGCTGCGCGCGATCGACGACGCGGCCGACCGCCTCGGCATCGAGGTGATCCCCTGCGTGCAGACCCTCGGCCACCTGGAGCAGTTGCTGCAGTGGCCGCAATACTTCGCGCTGCGCGACACCGACCGGGTGATCGTGGCCGGCGCCGACGACACGTACGCCTTGATCGGCCGGATGCTCGACGCCGCCACCAGCCCCCTGCGCAGCAACCGAATCCACATCGGACTCGACGAGGCGCACGGCGTGGGCACCGGCGGCTATCGAAGCCGCTTCGGCGACCGACCCCCGTTCGAGATCCTGAGCGAGCACCTCGCCAAGGTCAGCGCGATGTGCGCCCAGCGCGGGCTGAGCCCGATGATCTGGAGCGACATGTACTTCCGGCTCGGCTCGGCGACCGGCGACTACTACGACCCGGCCACCGAGATCCCGGCCTGGGTCACCGACGCGATGCCGCCCGGAGTCGGGCTGGTGTACTGGGATTACGAGCACACCGACCCGGCCTTCTACCGGAACTGGATCGGCAAGCACCGCACTTCGCTCGGCGGCCCGCCGGTGTTCGCCGCCGGCGTGTGGACCCACCACCGGATGTGGGCGCAGCTGCCCCGATCGCTGGCCACCATCTCCGCCGGCATGGCCGCCGCCCGCGACTGCGGGCTCACCGAGGCCGTCGTCACCATGTGGGGCAACGACGGCACGGAGTGCGACCTGTACTCCGCGCTGCCCGGAGTGCAGACCTTCGCCGACGCGGGCTATGTACGCGCTGTTCCCAGTCTTGCGGCCGGCTCATCTGACGACATCGCCGCGAACCTGCTCGGCTCGGCCGGGATCTCGCTCGACGACTGGATCGCCGCGTCCGCTGTGGACGTTCTGCCCCCGGTGACGGCGCTGCCGTCCGACCCGGCGGCGGCCCGCTGGACCGGCAACGCCGGGAAATGGCTGCTGTGGCACGATCCGGTGCTCAGCTTCCTCACCGCCACCCTGCCCGACGAGCTGCCCGACCACTACCGGGCGCTGGCAGACCGGCTCTCCGCCGCCGCGACCCGCAGCGCCGACGACGCGCCGCTGGCCTTCCCGGCAGCCCTCGCCGAGACCCTGGCCGACAAGGCCGACCTGCACCTGCGGACCGGACCGGCGTACCGGCGCGGAGATCACGGCGAGATCCGCGACATCGCCGACACCCTGCTGCCCCGGCTGACCGACCGGATCCGGCGATTGCACGCCGTCCACCGCGACACCTGGCACGCGCGCAACAAGCCCTTCGGTTGGGACGTCGTCGATCGCCGCTACGGCGGGCTGCTGGCCCGGCTGGAGCACCTCGACCGGCTGCTCCGCGAGTGGCTCGCCGACCCGAACCGCCCCATCGAGGAACTGGCCGATCCCCCCGAGGTGGTCTTCCCCGAAGGCGCGCACACCCGATGCCTCACCCACGCCCGGGTCGCGTCACCCAGCTTCATCCACTGA